The DNA segment GTCTGAAACTCAGCGAGCTGCGGGCCACACCGGACGGCGTCGACATCGGCGTCACGGGGACGCACGTCGTGCTGGCCGGGCAGTAGGGGAGCAGGCGCAGCAGGGGCGGTAGCGGCAGCAGGGGGCAGCAGGTCGGGGCCGGACAGTCGGAGATGACCGGATGGTGAGACGGAGGAGTCCGGTCCGCAGATGGTGGGCAGGTACGGAATCGTGGGGATCCCGGGCCGTGCGCGCCGCATCGACACCTCGTCCCGCATCGCGGACGATCGTGTCTCATTGACTGAAACGGCGGTGACATCTCCGCCCGTACTTCCCTACGATCGTCCGTATGAAGCAGCAGGCGGATCTCACGAAGCGGCGGGCAGTCGACCTGTGCCGCGTCGCCGCCATGCTCTGTCGCGCCTTCTGAGCGGGAGCTCCGACTCCCGAATCCCCCGGGTCCCCCGACCGTTCTGTCAGGGCCACCCCCCGCGGTGCCGGACGCGCTCTGTCTCCCGGCCTCCGTGGATCCGTACGCCGACACCACCGCACCATCCCGCCGCACGTCCCCAGGCTCCGCAGGAGCAGGGGGGATTCCCCATCCCCGGAGGAGATTCCGCATGAGCCGCAGCGACGTTCTGGTAGACGCCGACTGGGTCGAGGCCCACATCGACGACCCGCAGGTCGCCATCGTCGAGGTGGACGAGGACACCTCTGCGTACGAGAAGAACCACATCAGGAACGCGATCCGGATCGACTGGACCAAGGACCTCCAGGACCCGGTCCGCCGTGACTTCATCGACCAGGCCGGCTTCGAGAAGCTGCTGTCGGAGAAGGGCATCGGCAACGACACGACCGTCGTGCTCTACGGCGGCAACAACAACTGGTTCGCCTCGTACGCCTTCTGGTACTTCAAGCTCTACGGCCACAGCGACGTCCGGCTGCTCGACGGCGGCCGCAAGAAGTGGGAGCTCGACTCCCGCGACCTCGTCGACGCCGTGCCGTCCCGCCCGGCCACCACGTACAAGGCCAAGCCGCAGGACGAGTCGATCCGCGCCTACCGCGACGACGTGGTGGCCGCGATCAACAGCAAGAACCTGGTCGACGTCCGGTCGCCCGACGAGTTCAGCGGCAAGCTGCTCGCCCCGGCGCACCTTCCCCAGGAGCAGTCGCAGCGCCCCGGCCACGTGCCGAGCGCCCGCAACATCCCGTGGTCGAAGAACGCCAACGACGACGGCACCTTCAAGTCGGACGACGAGCTCAAGGCCCTCTATGAGGACGAGCAGGTCGACCTGGCCAAGGACACCATCGCGTACTGCCGCATCGGTGAGCGCTCCGCGCTGACGTGGTTCGTCCTGCACGAGCTGCTCGGCCAGGAGAACGTCAAGAACTACGACGGCTCGTGGACCGAGTACGGCTCGCTGGTGGGCGTGCCGATCGAGCTCGGCGCCAACAAGTAGTACCGACCTTCACCAACCTCTCAGGCCCCTCAGGAGAACAGCATGTGCGGAGCGAAGGCCGGCGGCCCGGACGCCTCGACGATCAAGCCCGGTGAGACCACGATCCAGGGCAGCGTGACCCGTGACGGCGAGCCCGTCACCGGTTATGTGCGGCTGCTGGACTCGACCGGCGAGTTCACCGCCGAGGTTCCGACCTCGGCGACCGGACAGTTCCGGTTCTACGCGGCCGAGGGCACGTGGACGCTGCGCGCTCTCGTCCCGGGTGGCACGGCGGACCGCACGGTCGTCGCGCAGACCGGCGGCCTCGCGGAGATCGCGATCGCTGTCTGATCGAGCGGTACCTGAACCGGCCGGAGGGCCGCACCCCAGGGGGTTGGACGCCACTTGGACCGGGTGCGGCCCTCCGTGCCGTCCGGATGCGGAGAAGGACCGAGCGCCGTCCGGGGGCGGGGAGTTACCGATCGGTCTTACGCTGGAGGCATGTACTCGCGACGTCGGCGCGGCTATTTCCTGCTGATGGGCGGCTGTCTGCTGCTCTTCATCTCCGCCTGGGCCTTCGTACGTCTCTGGTCGGTGCCTGCCGCCATCGGCATGTGTTTCGTGGCGATGGTCATCCCGCCGGTCGCGGCGATCGTCGGCAACCGGCGCGGCCCGGAGGACCGCTGGTGGGACGAGCAGCCGCCCGACCACGGATCCGCGGACACGCGCACG comes from the Streptomyces sp. NBC_01471 genome and includes:
- a CDS encoding DUF3099 domain-containing protein; protein product: MYSRRRRGYFLLMGGCLLLFISAWAFVRLWSVPAAIGMCFVAMVIPPVAAIVGNRRGPEDRWWDEQPPDHGSADTRTDKHTDLPPSGDRTSDEWWDELDGKKRRR
- a CDS encoding DUF1416 domain-containing protein is translated as MCGAKAGGPDASTIKPGETTIQGSVTRDGEPVTGYVRLLDSTGEFTAEVPTSATGQFRFYAAEGTWTLRALVPGGTADRTVVAQTGGLAEIAIAV
- a CDS encoding sulfurtransferase gives rise to the protein MSRSDVLVDADWVEAHIDDPQVAIVEVDEDTSAYEKNHIRNAIRIDWTKDLQDPVRRDFIDQAGFEKLLSEKGIGNDTTVVLYGGNNNWFASYAFWYFKLYGHSDVRLLDGGRKKWELDSRDLVDAVPSRPATTYKAKPQDESIRAYRDDVVAAINSKNLVDVRSPDEFSGKLLAPAHLPQEQSQRPGHVPSARNIPWSKNANDDGTFKSDDELKALYEDEQVDLAKDTIAYCRIGERSALTWFVLHELLGQENVKNYDGSWTEYGSLVGVPIELGANK
- a CDS encoding Ms5788A family Cys-rich leader peptide; the protein is MKQQADLTKRRAVDLCRVAAMLCRAF